A window of the Elusimicrobiaceae bacterium genome harbors these coding sequences:
- a CDS encoding DUF167 domain-containing protein, giving the protein MIIKVRVIPTTGHNEIISRIGSVLRMKIKNKQVDDDIANGIMKTFLADFFAVREDQIIIIKGEKGKEKTVEVRDKSEEELRQIMDSIP; this is encoded by the coding sequence ATGATTATTAAGGTAAGAGTTATTCCTACCACAGGACACAATGAAATTATCAGCCGTATCGGCAGTGTCTTGCGGATGAAAATTAAAAATAAGCAAGTAGATGATGATATTGCCAATGGTATTATGAAAACGTTTTTAGCTGATTTTTTTGCCGTACGCGAGGATCAAATTATCATTATCAAAGGCGAAAAAGGCAAAGAAAAAACAGTAGAAGTGCGCGATAAAAGTGAAGAAGAACTCCGCCAAATCATGGACTCTATTCCCTAA